From the Primulina tabacum isolate GXHZ01 chromosome 15, ASM2559414v2, whole genome shotgun sequence genome, one window contains:
- the LOC142526474 gene encoding LOW QUALITY PROTEIN: phosphatidylinositol 4-phosphate 5-kinase 1-like (The sequence of the model RefSeq protein was modified relative to this genomic sequence to represent the inferred CDS: deleted 1 base in 1 codon), which yields MGNAERECQKIFSNGDAYLGYFKGMLPHEKGKYTWSDGTVYEGDWEAGKMTGKGNIIWPSQAKYEGEFSGGYFHGFGTYIGSDGSVYKGSWKMNIQHGIGRKQYPNSDVYDGCWRGGVRDGSGTYAWNSGNRYIGNWKKGNMSGRGVMKWFNGDVFDGFWSNGLRHGTGFYRFSDGSYYFGTWTKGLKDGPGTLYPAGRMRMSKHNLEEHECKRKKQLSYNFSKESGKSVIPKRSLSEKFSSSFLRGSIRLSRRNTTSLGDGDHSNSARENPSHEKSCAISHGIPDGQTELTDDMTVAYEREYIQGVLIKERVRNMSKLSRKSIHQFKFSKEVRNSSCMNIFDGQRSNYLMLGLQLGIRYTVDEITSVPMREVRSCDFGEQARIKMYFPSKGSKLTPTHHSMDFYWKDYCPMVFRKLRDLFKLDAADYMMSICGGDGLKVLSSPGKSGSFFYISHDDKFVIKTLKAHELKVLLKMLPHYYDHVQAHDNTLITKFFGVHSIAMGHRKKVHFVVTGNIFCTELRIHRRYDLKGSTHGRFTHKDDIDESTTLKDLDLTYEFYMDRSLRESLFSQLSLDSAFLESLQIIDYSLLLGLHFRAPEHLKSLLEPPDSLHNPERTNNTSVDGVISEGEFLIPPKGLLLVTHEPTSVNTTPGPHIRGSTLKAYSIGNKEADLLLPGTGRLRVQLGVNMPAQATHKLAHDETDTSEVELFEVYDVILYLGVIDVLQEYNLKKKMECAFKSLKFDPITISAAEPKIYSKRFLSLIERIFPLRP from the exons ATGGGAAATGCTGAAAG GGAATGTCAAAAGATCTTTTCAAATGGAGATGCGTATCTTGGATATTTCAAAGGAATGCTTCcccatgaaaaaggtaaatatACATGGTCGGATGGAACAGTTTATGAGGGTGACTGGGAAGCAGGGAAGATGACAGGAAAAGGAAATATCATTTGGCCT TCACAGGCTAAGTATGAGGGTGAATTTTCAGGTGGTTATTTTCATGGTTTTGGAACTTATATTGGTTCTGATGGGTCCGTTTATAAAGGTTCTTGGAAAATGAACATTCAGCATGGCATTGGAAGGAAACAATACCCAAATTCAGATGTCTATGATGGTTGTTGGAGAGGAGGAGTGCGTGATGGCAGTGGTACATATGCATGGAACAGCGGTAACAGATACATTGGAAATTGGAAAAAGGGGAACATGTCTGGTAGAGGGGTTATGAAATGGTTCAATGGTGATGTATTTGATGGCTTTTGGTCAAATGGGTTGAGACATGGGACAGGATTTTATAGATTTTCTGATGGAAGCTACTATTTTGGAACATGGACTAAGGGGCTGAAGGATGGACCTGGAACTCTCTATCCTGCTGGACGCATGCGTATGAGCAAGCATAATCTTGAAGAACATGAATGCAAGAGAAAAAAGCAGCTATCttataatttttcaaaagagtCGGGGAAATCTGTTATACCCAAGCGTAGTCTGTCTGAAAAATTTTCGTCTAGCTTTTTGAGGGGGTCCATAAGACTTTCACGTAGGAATACAACATCCCTGGGTGATGGTGACCATTCCAATTCAGCTAGAGAAAATCCGTCGCATGAAAAGTCATGCGCCATTTCTCACGGCATTCCTGATGGTCAAACAGAGCTGACAGATGATATGACTGTGGCTTATGAGAGGGAATATATTCAAGGAGTTCTAATTAAAGAACGAGTTAGGAACATGTCCAAACTATCCAGAAAAAGCATACATcagttcaaattttctaaagaAGTTAGAAATAGTTCGTGTATGAACATATTTGATGGCCAGAGGAGCAATTACCTGATGCTTGGCTTGCAACTTGGTATAAG GTATACTGTTGACGAGATCACATCGGTTCCGATGCGCGAGGTCAGATCATGTGATTTTGGAGAACAGGCTAGAATTAAAATGTACTTCCCTAGTAAAGGTTCCAAATTAACCCCGACTCATCATTCTATGGACTTTTACTGGAAGGACTACTGCCCCATGGTCTTCAG GAAGCTGAGAGATTTATTCAAGCTCGATGCTGCAGATTATATGATGTCCATCTGTGGTGGTGATGGTCTGAAAGTGCTTTCTTCCCCAGGAAAGAGTGGAAGTTTTTTCTATATTTCTCATGACGACAAATTTGTTATAAAGACGTTGAAAGCACATGAGCTGAAG GTGTTATTGAAGATGTTACCCCACTACTATGACCATGTACAAGCACACGATAACACTCTCATAACTAAGTTCTTTGGGGTGCATAGTATAGCAATGGGACATAGAAAAAAG GTACACTTTGTTGTCACGGGAAACATATTTTGCACTGAATTGCGCATACATCGGCGTTATGATTTGAAGGGTTCAACTCATGGGAGATTTACCcataaagatgatatagatgaGAGTACCACACTGAAAGATCTTGATTTGACGTATGAGTTTTATATGGATAGATCGCTGCGCGAGTCCCTTTTTAG CCAACTATCTCTGGACAGTGCATTCTTAGAATCTCTACAGATCATAGATTACAGCCTTCTACTCGGGTTGCATTTTAGAGCTCCCGAGCATCTAAAATCGCTGTTGGAACCTCCTGATTCACTGCATAACCCTGAGCGTACTAATAATACCTCTGTTGATG GTGTGATATCTGAAGGAGAGTTCTTAATTCCACCGAAGGGTCTGCTCTTAGTAACCCACGAGCCTACCTCTGTCAACACGACTCCTGGTCCTCATATCCGAGGAAGTACATTGAAAGCGTACTCTATCGGTAACAAGGAAGCTGATCTTCTTCTGCCTGGTACAGGAAG GTTAAGGGTGCAATTAGGAGTAAACATGCCTGCGCAGGCAACCCACAAACTTGCGCATGATGAGACAGACACATCCGAAGTCGAACTTTTTGAGGTTTATGATGTCATTCTTTACCTAGGTGTAATCGACGTTTTACAAGAATACAACCTCAAAAAGAAAATGGAGTGCGCATTCAAATCTTTGAAGTTCGATCCTATCACGATTTCTGCTGCCGAGCCTAAGATTTATTCAAAACGTTTCCTTTCTTTGATAGAGAGAATTTTCCCCCTTCGTCCGTAG